A window of the Chthonomonas sp. genome harbors these coding sequences:
- a CDS encoding NAD-dependent deacylase has translation MKVVVLTGAGISAESGLATFRSDTGLWAEYRIEDVCTPEALQRDPTTVLEFYNLRRREAASAEPNAAHHALAELERHTEVQIVTQNIDDLHERAGSRRVHHLHGEVFKVRSMENFNLVMEARDDIIVGDLAPDGSQLRPHVCFFGETPYGFELATDWAMQADVFVVIGTSLNVYPAAGLVDMTQAERIVLIDPDPPRIGWLEGRLEVINEPASLGVPKLVRGLLANEPA, from the coding sequence GTGAAAGTGGTTGTTCTCACCGGCGCGGGGATTTCGGCGGAATCGGGCTTGGCGACGTTTCGATCCGACACGGGACTCTGGGCGGAGTACCGGATTGAGGACGTCTGCACGCCCGAGGCGTTGCAACGCGACCCGACGACGGTGCTCGAGTTCTACAACCTGCGTCGCCGGGAGGCCGCGAGCGCCGAGCCCAACGCGGCCCACCACGCCCTGGCCGAGTTGGAACGCCACACTGAGGTGCAGATCGTTACGCAGAACATTGACGACCTCCACGAGCGCGCGGGATCGCGACGAGTACACCACCTGCACGGCGAGGTGTTCAAGGTGCGCAGCATGGAGAACTTCAACCTGGTGATGGAGGCGCGCGACGACATTATTGTGGGCGACCTCGCGCCCGATGGTTCGCAGCTGCGCCCGCATGTGTGCTTCTTTGGCGAAACGCCCTATGGGTTTGAGCTGGCGACGGACTGGGCGATGCAAGCGGATGTGTTTGTTGTGATCGGCACGAGCCTCAACGTGTATCCCGCCGCCGGGCTGGTGGACATGACGCAGGCCGAGCGCATCGTGCTCATTGACCCCGATCCGCCCCGCATTGGCTGGCTCGAGGGTCGTCTGGAAGTAATCAACGAACCCGCCTCGCTTGGGGTGCCGAAGCTTGTGCGGGGTTTACTTGCGAACGAACCAGCTTGA
- a CDS encoding caspase family protein — protein sequence MGVNDYPNPTDATGNPFKDENGKPVDNKLSGCVNDAKAYYDLLQKKYGVKAANLKMMADKEVTGEKFVDAVRWLVQSAKSGDHVFFQFSGHGSQIDNKEKASGKQSVIVLQDMRLVTSDFFKELGPLLRNAGISSTFLFDSCFAGGMSKPPATLNEILGLDSMGVMFKKGLKIRPGKNRYLLPKNMVKAQMALANKLAAVSQTVKARSMAGTEATTCFIFASKDNQTSSDVSGPNMQAHGLFTLVLNAVLSEEPALPIGDTVSAIAELLDDKGFTQTPNAEATSADRINASFLPL from the coding sequence ATGGGTGTTAACGATTACCCGAACCCCACCGACGCAACGGGCAACCCGTTTAAGGACGAAAACGGCAAGCCAGTGGACAACAAGCTGAGCGGCTGCGTGAACGACGCCAAGGCTTACTACGATCTTCTGCAAAAGAAGTACGGGGTCAAGGCCGCTAATCTCAAGATGATGGCCGACAAAGAAGTGACGGGCGAGAAGTTCGTCGACGCGGTGCGCTGGCTGGTGCAAAGCGCCAAATCGGGCGACCACGTGTTCTTTCAGTTCAGCGGCCACGGTTCGCAAATTGACAACAAGGAAAAGGCAAGCGGCAAGCAGTCGGTTATCGTTCTGCAAGACATGCGCTTGGTGACGAGCGACTTCTTTAAGGAACTCGGCCCGCTCCTTCGCAACGCGGGCATCAGCAGCACGTTCCTCTTTGACAGCTGCTTTGCCGGTGGCATGAGCAAACCGCCCGCCACGCTCAACGAAATCCTCGGCCTGGACAGCATGGGTGTCATGTTCAAGAAGGGTCTAAAAATCCGACCCGGTAAGAACCGCTACTTGTTGCCGAAGAACATGGTGAAGGCACAGATGGCGCTCGCCAACAAACTCGCGGCAGTTTCTCAGACAGTGAAGGCTCGCTCGATGGCCGGTACCGAAGCCACCACGTGCTTCATTTTCGCCAGCAAGGACAACCAAACCAGCTCCGACGTGAGCGGCCCGAACATGCAAGCGCACGGCTTGTTCACGCTGGTGCTCAATGCCGTTCTGAGCGAGGAACCCGCCCTGCCGATCGGCGACACAGTGAGCGCGATTGCCGAACTGCTCGATGACAAGGGCTTTACGCAGACGCCGAACGCCGAGGCAACCTCGGCCGATCGCATTAACGCATCGTTCCTGCCTCTGTAA
- a CDS encoding caspase family protein: MRTALARPLLGLAALSLLAASYAQPALAPRPMAQIGEPKVRLIPMSSNNLVFDMIESKDGTRLITHDRSSSPRLWDPTTMTLLRVLGGHTESVHVVAFSGDGQRILTVGKEEARVWDAKTAVMLASVPAKEGQEFFSAAISSDGSRIAIGTSKGQLIIAETGNPLTNVTHSLGENVVQAIESFGPQGFAAVSPRGGVIVGPDKQISTQIKGGWAGPSFGMVVSKDTKSLLVTTVGEFDVNANHFQGQVAMVDTATGALVRTWPTNFAHRMAAGSSNADVFGHFLGTNEELVSAYSANGEVQLYSRSTGALVRTLKGNSDAIREIRVSADGTKVGTYSDVDEMILWDVNTAKSQEPGQEFAGPTAATFSTDGKSFWIGYQTGAIRKFNLGSNSYDERIIAATTGVRHIRFVGDGDWMLTQYESKEIGFGAKYPHRLWDLSGGDAPAVLPALRYPVQTQLGGRMLIPDFTEYNKMIGVDLGAVFPDAGARGVGVSSASDGLPDNFKQMWFSDDGKFAAVLDTDGKLGVGAMRPEDKLGDDTIVQATEPDNMIFRLQFFNDKQTVLVSDFKVGKVEKLVRYNHRTGKVVAEFGEHFGMAMHAGISADNKTVLVADNATLINYDAETGVVRYKQNLKDYGMTDSTGLRLVQGDKNAVIINYSGIVTVDVATGKSVCKIENKEYDDLDARIHPEKPWVLAVLGDKVRQVDYLTGAIVSEFRATDELKQAIYHPGGTRIATVDATDGVTFYDSQPRAETTDASKPPTMTNQRLANFVTLTDEAVATDDPDNFTWLAMDPAGRYDAVDPTRVNGAKYVLRWSGGLEPISVEQLKQQFYEPSLMAKVLGSNLEALRPVPSLESLKLYPGVKVTKSARKPTEFEISLTERDGGGIGKVRVFLNGKEIVTRDGVGYFKIDTQDYKQYLLPQSMLELGSQKSNYLEVNATNEQGTLTSPTNLTDLGVPKDLEVPDVKVYALFAGTSDYVGEDGDLTAPANDARVLGRTVKDLASQLLPGKVNVTTLVTSDPMPVNRPTRTNILAWFKDVQSKATAGDIIVVFFSGHGTSQIGEKSGYFYLTAEANPADLSELSAATATISGEDLRLALSQIPAKKQVVILDTCHSGAAQESLFAARSVPSDYQRAYESIRESTGTWVLAGSAADQLSYEASNVEHGMLTYSLLEAIDRANGEGLREAPGGELFLDVRTWLRYAAERVESLKNEVGLKAVQRPELKASPTNQSFDLGVTSPSKRGMVGLKPPKPIILLGSFSQDEEDPLNLEPMMQKEFAKSESLKYWPEVAKHPNVHRVSATYSVEGETVNVKVFVQYIDASLQRSTKATLTFTVAKKDLATLPQLIRQSAEKKVLELLGAGSSTLFTGHVF; the protein is encoded by the coding sequence ATGCGCACTGCTCTTGCTCGTCCCCTCCTTGGTCTCGCGGCCCTTTCGCTGCTGGCCGCTAGCTACGCTCAACCGGCCCTCGCGCCTCGGCCGATGGCGCAAATCGGCGAACCCAAGGTGAGGCTCATCCCGATGTCGTCAAACAATCTGGTGTTCGACATGATCGAGTCGAAGGACGGCACGCGCCTAATTACGCACGACCGCTCGAGTTCACCGCGGCTTTGGGATCCCACCACCATGACCTTGCTGCGCGTGCTCGGTGGTCACACCGAATCGGTGCATGTCGTCGCGTTTAGCGGGGATGGACAGCGCATTCTGACGGTCGGAAAGGAAGAGGCCCGCGTGTGGGACGCCAAGACCGCCGTGATGCTGGCCTCCGTGCCGGCCAAGGAAGGGCAGGAATTTTTCTCCGCGGCGATCTCCAGTGACGGCTCGCGCATCGCGATCGGTACATCAAAGGGGCAGTTAATCATTGCCGAAACCGGCAATCCACTGACAAACGTGACGCATTCGCTCGGCGAGAATGTCGTGCAGGCGATCGAGAGTTTTGGCCCCCAAGGGTTCGCCGCCGTGAGTCCGCGAGGCGGCGTGATCGTCGGCCCCGACAAACAGATTTCAACCCAGATCAAAGGCGGTTGGGCCGGCCCTTCGTTTGGCATGGTCGTCAGCAAAGACACCAAATCGCTGCTGGTGACCACCGTCGGCGAATTCGACGTCAACGCGAATCACTTTCAGGGGCAGGTGGCGATGGTTGACACCGCGACCGGCGCCCTCGTCCGCACGTGGCCGACGAACTTTGCCCACCGCATGGCCGCCGGAAGCAGCAACGCCGACGTGTTCGGCCATTTCCTCGGCACCAACGAAGAGCTGGTTTCGGCTTACTCGGCAAATGGCGAGGTTCAGCTTTATTCGCGCTCCACGGGCGCGCTGGTTCGCACGCTCAAAGGCAACTCCGACGCCATCCGCGAGATCCGAGTGTCCGCCGACGGGACCAAGGTTGGCACCTATTCGGACGTGGACGAAATGATTCTGTGGGACGTCAACACGGCGAAGTCGCAGGAGCCGGGCCAGGAGTTTGCCGGGCCGACGGCGGCCACATTTTCGACCGATGGGAAGTCGTTCTGGATTGGCTACCAAACCGGGGCGATCCGCAAGTTTAACCTGGGCTCGAACAGCTACGACGAGCGCATCATCGCCGCTACCACCGGCGTGCGCCACATCAGGTTTGTTGGCGACGGTGATTGGATGCTCACACAGTACGAGAGCAAGGAGATCGGCTTTGGCGCGAAGTACCCGCACCGGCTGTGGGACCTGAGTGGTGGCGACGCCCCCGCTGTTTTGCCGGCGCTCCGCTATCCCGTACAAACTCAGCTGGGAGGACGCATGCTGATTCCCGATTTCACGGAGTACAACAAGATGATCGGTGTGGACCTCGGCGCGGTGTTCCCCGATGCCGGAGCGCGCGGCGTTGGCGTGAGTTCGGCCAGCGACGGCCTGCCCGACAACTTCAAGCAAATGTGGTTTTCGGATGATGGCAAGTTTGCCGCCGTGCTGGATACGGATGGGAAGCTCGGCGTGGGCGCGATGCGCCCCGAAGACAAGTTGGGCGACGACACGATTGTGCAAGCCACCGAGCCCGATAACATGATCTTCCGGCTCCAGTTTTTCAATGACAAGCAGACCGTTTTGGTTTCCGATTTTAAGGTTGGGAAGGTCGAAAAACTCGTGCGCTACAACCACCGCACCGGCAAGGTGGTGGCCGAGTTCGGCGAGCACTTCGGCATGGCCATGCACGCCGGCATCTCCGCGGATAACAAGACGGTTTTGGTGGCCGACAACGCGACCCTGATTAACTACGACGCCGAAACTGGTGTCGTGCGCTATAAGCAGAACCTGAAGGATTACGGCATGACCGATAGCACGGGTTTGCGGCTCGTGCAAGGCGATAAGAACGCCGTGATCATCAACTATTCGGGCATCGTAACGGTTGACGTGGCGACCGGCAAATCCGTGTGCAAGATTGAGAACAAGGAGTACGACGACCTGGATGCGCGCATCCACCCGGAAAAGCCGTGGGTGCTCGCGGTTCTCGGCGACAAGGTACGCCAAGTGGACTACCTCACCGGCGCGATCGTCTCCGAGTTCCGGGCCACCGACGAGCTCAAACAAGCGATCTATCACCCGGGCGGAACGCGAATCGCGACCGTTGATGCGACCGACGGCGTGACGTTTTATGATTCGCAGCCGCGCGCAGAAACGACTGATGCCAGCAAGCCGCCGACCATGACCAATCAGCGGTTGGCGAACTTTGTAACTCTGACCGACGAGGCAGTGGCGACCGACGACCCCGACAATTTCACTTGGCTGGCCATGGACCCCGCCGGACGCTACGACGCGGTGGACCCCACCCGAGTCAACGGCGCGAAATACGTGTTGCGCTGGTCAGGCGGCCTGGAACCCATTAGCGTGGAGCAGCTGAAGCAGCAGTTTTATGAACCGAGTCTGATGGCGAAGGTGCTTGGCAGCAATTTGGAAGCCTTGCGGCCGGTGCCCTCGCTGGAATCGCTCAAGCTCTATCCCGGAGTAAAGGTGACCAAGTCGGCCCGCAAGCCGACCGAGTTTGAAATCTCGCTGACCGAGCGCGATGGCGGCGGTATTGGCAAGGTCCGCGTGTTTCTCAACGGCAAAGAAATCGTCACTCGCGACGGCGTTGGCTACTTCAAGATCGACACCCAGGACTATAAGCAGTATCTCTTGCCGCAATCCATGCTCGAGCTTGGCTCGCAGAAATCGAACTATCTTGAGGTCAATGCGACCAACGAGCAAGGGACTCTGACGAGCCCGACAAACCTTACCGATTTGGGTGTCCCCAAGGACCTTGAGGTGCCCGATGTGAAGGTATACGCCTTGTTCGCCGGGACCTCGGACTATGTGGGCGAAGATGGCGACTTAACTGCGCCGGCCAACGATGCTCGCGTGCTTGGTCGCACCGTGAAGGACCTCGCTAGCCAGCTTCTGCCGGGCAAGGTGAACGTCACCACGCTGGTGACATCCGACCCCATGCCGGTAAACCGCCCGACCCGGACAAACATCCTCGCGTGGTTCAAAGATGTGCAAAGCAAAGCGACCGCCGGCGACATCATTGTTGTGTTCTTTAGCGGCCACGGCACTAGCCAAATCGGCGAAAAATCGGGCTACTTCTATCTGACAGCCGAAGCAAACCCGGCAGACCTCAGCGAGCTTTCGGCGGCGACGGCGACGATTTCGGGCGAGGACCTTCGCCTGGCGTTGAGCCAGATTCCCGCCAAAAAGCAGGTCGTGATTTTGGACACCTGCCACAGCGGCGCGGCGCAAGAGTCTCTCTTCGCGGCCCGCTCGGTGCCCAGCGACTATCAACGCGCCTACGAATCCATTCGCGAGAGCACCGGCACGTGGGTGCTGGCCGGCTCGGCCGCCGACCAACTGAGCTACGAGGCGAGCAACGTGGAGCACGGCATGCTGACCTATTCGCTGCTCGAGGCAATTGACCGCGCCAACGGCGAGGGTCTGCGTGAGGCGCCCGGCGGCGAACTCTTTTTGGATGTGCGCACGTGGTTGCGCTATGCCGCCGAGCGGGTCGAGAGCCTAAAAAACGAGGTCGGCCTCAAGGCGGTTCAACGCCCCGAACTAAAGGCGTCGCCGACGAATCAGTCGTTTGATCTGGGCGTGACCAGCCCGAGCAAGCGCGGGATGGTCGGCCTCAAACCGCCCAAGCCGATTATTCTGTTGGGCTCGTTTAGCCAAGACGAGGAAGACCCCCTGAACCTGGAGCCAATGATGCAAAAGGAATTCGCGAAATCCGAATCGCTGAAGTACTGGCCCGAGGTGGCCAAACACCCGAACGTGCACCGCGTCTCGGCAACCTACTCCGTGGAGGGTGAAACGGTGAATGTGAAGGTATTCGTGCAGTACATCGACGCGAGTCTTCAACGCTCGACGAAAGCAACTCTGACCTTCACTGTGGCCAAGAAAGACCTCGCCACCCTCCCCCAACTCATCCGCCAATCGGCGGAGAAGAAAGTTCTGGAACTGCTCGGGGCGGGGTCATCCACCTTATTCACCGGCCACGTGTTTTAG